A single Capricornis sumatraensis isolate serow.1 chromosome 20, serow.2, whole genome shotgun sequence DNA region contains:
- the HSBP1 gene encoding heat shock factor-binding protein 1: MAETDPKTVQDLTSVVQTLLQQMQDKFQTMSDQIIGRIDDMSSRIDDLEKNIADLMTQAGVEELDGENKIPATQKS; this comes from the exons ATGGCCGAGACTGACCCCAAGACCGTGCAGGATCTCACCTCAGTG GTGCAGACACTCCTACAACAGATGCAAGATAAGTTTCAGACCATGTCCGACCAGATCATTGGAAGAA TCGATGACATGAGCAGTCGCATTGATGACCTGGAGAAGAACATAGCAGACCTCATGACGCAGGCCGGGGTGGAAGAGCTGGACGGCGAGAACAAGATCCCGGCCACACAGAAGAGCTGA